CGCGATCAACCTGATCAATCGTCGGTTCGTCGATGGGAGGTGAAGTTATCGTAGAACCTCTCATCCGAAAAACTGGTCCTCAGTACAAGCTTGGGCGAAGTCGATGATATGTTTTGTGTAGAATCTTTAACGTCTATTATCATGATCCCCACAAACGGTGTTAActatcgatgattggtgaaccgtcGATCTTACAAATTTATAGAAGAAATAGGGGATAACTTGAATAGACAAATCAAAGAAACACACATgggttttttagacaggtttgggtcTCTCTCAGAGTAATAATCATACGTTATGTTTGTTTTGTATTGATCTTGAAACCATTAAAAAAGAAGGATGCGACTAGTCTAGATAAATTTAACCTAGTTGTCAACTTATTTGCGTGTAATCGAGAAAGATCAAGTTGTGAAAGGCTTCTAATGTCTTATAATAGTTTGTGCAACTTGTCCTTCCTAGGATCCTAagctccatatatatagagGGTATATGTCCTTTAAAACCtatctttctatttttaaaattaaatttaccTATTTACAAAATATCATGAGGTTATATGAAGTTTTCGTTCATCAAGGATCCCTTCTGTAGATAGAGAAATCGGAATGCATCTGAATTCCGCAACGTTGGACGACGCGCACAAATGCATGCATCTGCCATGAACCGGGTGGCAGCGTCGGCCGCGCGCGTCTGGATCAGCCCCTTTGATCGATCACAGCTCCCCTGCCCGTATGAGGTTGCATGCGTACGCGCACGGCGACGTGAAGAACCTGACCGAAACGAACCCACCCCCGAGCTAGTCGTCCGTGTACCGGCGTGCACGCGAAAAGCAGTTGCGCTCACGGGCGAAtgctaagaccatctccagcagctaccctaaatttttatcctcaaaaatactattacaacatcccctatcactattacagcttCCCTCATTCcagccatctccagcagctactctatATCTCATCCACTATCTTCTCTCCCCTATATTAAATTGATTTTTCCCAACCGCCATAACCGCCACCCTAGCAATTTTTTTTGACATGCTGCCGTTGCAACGGCTATTGAATGGTACGATATAAATTAGTGTCATGGAAATTATTTATtcagaataattttttttgcgcAATATATTGCTGAATTAAATATATGAGCGCTAATGTGTGTGTCGCCCCCTGCAATTACGGAGATAGAAATGAATGTTTGCAATGAACGTATGCCGTGGCGTCCACTTCAATCTAGCTTGGACAATAAGAAGGCCACCAATCTTGCTGCGGAAGACCGAGGAGTATTGGCTTGCAGTGGAAGGAATTGCTGTGCCATGGATGGACAGGAAGAAGGCCACCAATCTTGCTGCTGAAGCCTCACGTGCAGTGGCTTATAGGGGAAGGAATAGCGTTGGCTTCCGTCACAAGGCTCATCCTAGCCCTATTTATATGATGATGAGGTAGTCAGACTTTGCAAGCCAGCGAAAAATGGATTGTCGCGAAGCCTGGAAGGAGACCGTGAGAGAGTTGTGTTTCGGCAATGACTCttccgatgaggaagatgattTGTTCCTTGTGACTGTGACCGCGTTCCATGAGTCGTCGGCAGCACAGAGCGGAGCTTGGGGCGGTTCAGTGCCGGGACGTCGCCGTATCCAGCAGAATCGGCTGGAGGGGCATCAAAGGTTGTTCAATGACTACTTCGCCGATCCCCCTGTGTACCCCGATTACATATTCCGCCGCAGGTAATATTGTGAATAGAAAGTATCTTGGCGAAGTATTATGAACACATGTATGTGTGTGGCGTCTTATTGTTGATGGTTGTGCAGGTTCAGGATGAAACGTGACCTGTACCTCAAGATTGTGGAGGCAGTTGCGGACCATGACCCGTGGTTCCAACAGAGGAGGAATGCAGCAGGGGAGCTCGAGCTGTCGGCATTGCAAAAAGTCACTGCGGCGTTTCGTATGCTATCATACGATGCTCCTGCGGATTCTCTGGATGAGTGCCTCTGGATAGGGGAGGCCACCATCATTGAGAGCATGAGGCGGTTTGTTCGGGCCGTTGTCAGGGTGTTTGGCGATGAGTATCTCCGTTCTCCGAACGAGGAGGACACCGCTCGCTTGATTGCTATAAACGAGCAAAGAGGGTTCCCGGGGATGCTGGGAAGCATCGACTGtatgcattggaggtggaagaactgtctGACGGCGTGGTCGGGTTCTTTCACCGGCCACGTCAACTCTCCTACTATCATTCTAGAGGCGGTGGCGTCGCAGGACCtgtggatttggcatgccttctttggCATGCCGGGGTCGCTGAACGACATCAACATTCTGCACCGCTCACATCTCCTCGACAACCTTGCCGCTGGTGTGGCGCCCCAGGTACAATTCTCCATCAATGGACACCAGTACACCATGGGGTACTACCTTGCAGATGGTATCTATCCGGAATGGGCCACCTTTGTGAAGCCCATATCTTGTCCGCTTGGGCGGAAGCAGCAACACTTTGTCGTTCAGCAGGCGGCGGTACGGAAGGATGTGGAACGCGCCTTCGGGGTCCTACAGTCTCGGTTTCCTATAGTCCGGggggctacaaggatatgggaTCAGGAAACCCTTCATAACATCATGACCGCCATCattatcatgcacaacatgataatcgaaAATGAGAGACCTGATGGTGAAGTTGAACACGTCTACGACGGTGCTGGTGACCATGTGGAGCCGTTGCACACCCCAACCCCCACAATTCAAGCATTTGCACACAGGTATGGGATGATAAGTAGCAGACAGGGTCATCACCAGCTTCGTGAAGATCTTGTGGAGCATCTCTGGCAGCTCCACGGAGGAGAGTAGACCCAACTTTTTGTAGTCCAATAAATAAAATGTTTACTACGTTGTCCATTGCCAGTGCGTATTATGTTTGAAAGTATGTTGAATATGCTATGTAATTTCGTACTATGTATGTCAGGTTTTATCAATGGATCTAAACGATATTTTAACAAGCTGTGGATGTTCTATGAATGGTTTAGGTAACTTTTACAGCAGTCAATATATCGAAATAAAGATGGACACAGACATTATGAAGTACATATGAAGTCACATACTACAGTCAATGAATATCAATAGTACATATGAAGTCACATACTGCAGGAACAATCATCTACAGCTTGCTGATGTCTCCAACGATTGAGTGCAGATATCCGAATTCAGgttttttacataacaaaagacagTACCATTCCATAAAGCTTTCGACATAACGACATACAGTACCATTCGAGAAAGTAAAGGCCGAAACAAATTAGCCAGATGGGCCAGACGAGGCGCGACGACCTGCAATGATGCTCTACCGGAGACTCTTGTAGTAGGCTTGCTGGTCCTCATCCATTTGTGAAATATCCATGTTCATTATGtgcctctcctccttctccttttccattTGCATACGCTCCTCCTCGAACCGGAGCTTCTTCCGCTCAACATCCATCAACTCTGCAAACCTCTTAGCCCTTTCCTTCTCAATCATCTCTTTCATTGCCAACTGCCGGTCAAATAGCTCTGTCATGGGCCCTGAAGCAGAACTAGAGGAGGAAGTACCCCGTGCCACCTCTTTCGAGCGCGTGCGACCTGGTGGCCTCTTGGCACGTGGACTGCAGTTGGAAGGTGGTGCATCCGCTCCTTCAGGGTTGTTCATCCCAGCTGAAGACGCTACCTGATGCGTCGATGAGGGACTTCCCGAAGCGGCGGTTTTCTGCTTCTTGCGCGAGGACTCCGATTGCCACTTCGGATGATTCCGCAACTCCCTCCAACACGGCAGCAACGTGAACTCCTTGTGCTCCGCGGCTTGAAACATCTTGCATGCCTCCACGACCTACAATTTTTATACAAACTTCACAATGAAACATCTGTGATACCTAATGAAACATAAACCATCAGTAGGGGGGAGTCCCAACATAAACCACAATTTGCCTTCTCAGTTAAGTAATACATATGCCACTGATTCTAAGGTGCAAGAAAGTATTAGAACTGATTACTACAACTGCCTTTTCCAAGCCAGTACTATGATATGGTGACAGAACCTTGCATGTAGAACCTTCTATGCAGAACCAGATGAGCAGGTAAGAACAAGGTCCACAACATATACATTGCTTTTCATTAACAAAGGTACATTCGTAGCTTAAGGGTTAAGTGACATACCGTCTCCGCCTCAGTTGTACCACTCTTCTTAGTGCGCACGGCCCTAGCGTAATGGCCGCAGAACTTCTGGACCATCATGTTGATGAAtgtccacctcccctgcagctACTTTTTATTTCAGGTTGATGTGAAGGTTTTGTTCTCGTGGGAGTAACTCTTGATCCTGTGCCAGAACGCACCTAGGCTCTGGTTGCTCCCAACCACGGGGTCCAGGCTCACGTTCAACCATGCCGCAACAAGTAGAAGGTCCTCCTCCAACTTGTAACTGCAGCCACGGCCACCCATTGCTGCCACCTCTACAGGTGCGTCAATGTCCTGCACCTGTGCCGAAGGAATCTGAGTCCCGATGATGCCATCTTCGGTGAGCGGCAACACATCGTCCCAAGGCATGCGCTCCGTGTCCCCACGAAGGAACCCGGCGTACTCCATTTCATCCCTGCACACAAGTGAATAAGCAATGCAGTACAAGTACGAAGCTGCAAGCCTTCCCTCCCATGATAGACCAAATTAGAGATGACAGAGGCAAAAGAAGTAGCCAACAACCTATGCTTTTCTGTTACAAACAAAGAAAATGTAGTAATGTCTGACAAAGTTGCATTTCTTAACCATACAATGTTTGAAAATGCAGCATTGTAATGTCTCAAAACATATATGTTGCATGTCTTAACCATATGTGTATGTTGTCAAGCATTACAGAAATTCAATCGTTGACACAATCAAAACTACATGCAGCTATAACATGATCCTCAACCAATCGAAACATCAGCAGGCAATAACACATAATGAACATTGCTGCTCAACAGTACATGGCCATGGCATCTTCTCAACATACCTCAaataacagtacaccaaatgTAATAGCATTTCTTAACCATGCTTCTGGATATGTCTTAAACATCATGACTGACTACCAGACTAGAAGACCCACACCTAGAGGTTAGCCGTAAACCTATAGGAACCGGCTACCGTGACTCCATACATTCCAAACAACAAAATAGACACCGTACCCAACTACAGCCTCCACGACCTATCAGATTCAATGGACATTGCATCTTTTGAACACAGGAGCTCATCGGAGCTCCAGTCAGTGTGAACGACATCTTCGTCATCAATGTCCTGTGAGCCCGCCACTTCCTCTACCACTACAGCGCTTGAACTGTCGGCATCATCACCATGGTTGTCGACGCCAACGTCCCTCATA
The sequence above is drawn from the Phragmites australis chromosome 10, lpPhrAust1.1, whole genome shotgun sequence genome and encodes:
- the LOC133930068 gene encoding uncharacterized protein LOC133930068 gives rise to the protein MDCREAWKETVRELCFGNDSSDEEDDLFLVTVTAFHESSAAQSGAWGGSVPGRRRIQQNRLEGHQRLFNDYFADPPVYPDYIFRRRFRMKRDLYLKIVEAVADHDPWFQQRRNAAGELELSALQKVTAAFRMLSYDAPADSLDECLWIGEATIIESMRRFVRAVVRVFGDEYLRSPNEEDTARLIAINEQRGFPGMLGSIDCMHWRWKNCLTAWSGSFTGHVNSPTIILEAVASQDLWIWHAFFGMPGSLNDINILHRSHLLDNLAAGVAPQVQFSINGHQYTMGYYLADGIYPEWATFVKPISCPLGRKQQHFVVQQAAVRKDVERAFGVLQSRFPIVRGATRIWDQETLHNIMTAIIIMHNMIIENERPDGEVEHVYDGAGDHVEPLHTPTPTIQAFAHRYGMISSRQGHHQLREDLVEHLWQLHGGE
- the LOC133930069 gene encoding uncharacterized protein LOC133930069; its protein translation is MVQKFCGHYARAVRTKKSGTTEAETVVEACKMFQAAEHKEFTLLPCWRELRNHPKWQSESSRKKQKTAASGSPSSTHQVASSAGMNNPEGADAPPSNCSPRAKRPPGRTRSKEVARGTSSSSSASGPMTELFDRQLAMKEMIEKERAKRFAELMDVERKKLRFEEERMQMEKEKEERHIMNMDISQMDEDQQAYYKSLR